The Manduca sexta isolate Smith_Timp_Sample1 chromosome 24, JHU_Msex_v1.0, whole genome shotgun sequence nucleotide sequence aatatgtttttttttaaagtgtttaCCGGAATtacatataagaaaatattacagattatataattagattcaagtagcttgtttcattaaaaagatatattatgCCCGGTAATGTCCATACtacaaataaaaagttatgtatCTTGATATTATGCTATTTTCGACCGTTTATAAGATAATTCTCGAAGCGAGGATAGAAGCAATGCAATTTTAAACGATTACCAACTCGATAGGCAGCGGCCAAGTAAGAGACTGCGACAGCTCAAAATGACTTATCATCGTCGGCAGACCAGGCGCGAAGGgcgaaatttttcaaaaggtaaccaaggtaaaataaatttgtcttagttaacatatcacggccaatttaacagaactaaacctaaaagggaagccggttgAAATCGAGTTATATGCAGGCTTCGCCACTACGTCACACTATCTACTTGCAAAATGTAGAGTCCGTTCATGAGCTTTTAGCTGAACTCAGTTATAAGAGGGGAGTTTCCTAAAATTGAACTCATTAATTTCAAACTACGGTTACATACAAATGAAAAAGGTAAATATCAAATTCAGTCATGGATTCAATACTAATTGAAGGTAGAGTTGcatacaaattgtattttatattaataaatgagttGCCTCAGTGACCGCCTGAGGGGCTGGCTAACATGGCAACCGCTTAAGCCCTCGCGTTTGCAAGGGGTAGAAAGAAAAATCATTACCTACCCTCTTTCGGTACATCGGGCTAAAAGGCCTCGCAGAGGTCTACCGCCTATGACCTCGCCTTAGTAATTGTCGCTACTGATTCACCTAATAGCTAACTTTGACTATTCTGTATAACATGAATGAGTGGCCTTAACCGGGTAActactattatttaataagcaaCGCACTGTACAGTGCAAGCATGTACATTTTCTACGCGTAAGCACTTTACATGCGTCGCGCGGCCGATACACGATCAATAAATCATTTCGCATTAAATGATCAACACACACGGGCTTATTAATCAATCAATTATTCTTTATCAATTATCAATAAAAGTTATATGAAACATAGCTGCATATCAATCAAATAAGTGTACGTAAACATATCGTACATTTTGATTCTTTCAGCTTTGGTATCAGCGGCGTTTAAGAAGCTCTGTATTCCAGGCATATTATGCAATTCATTAATCGCATCTGCTATTCTTCACAATCTGTTGGTACTCACGGTTGGTGGTTTTGCTTACCATCGCATGACCCCTTTGTTAGTTGACTAACATTCtagtattcataaataaatgtgtaaacCATAAACATTAGTGCAGCGTACGGAACCTACAATAATTTTCTTAGTTTTATGCATATTTCCTGTATCGTAGAGGTTAATTAGGTACCACTTTAGTTATCTCTCTTGATccttttgattatattattaattttatcattcaaaTATATGTCGGTCAAAATAATACAATGCAATGAGACTTAAATCCAAAGTAATTTAGAATGCAAccatttaaatgtgttttttgtagAAAACGATCGTAGCGTCACGTAGCACGCGTAGgaatattacttatttgtaGTCGTAGCAACTAGCAAACTATCATACCGACTACTGACATACTAAGTCGTTCGCGTTCGTCAATAAAACTATtacatgtaatataaaaattaaagaaataaattggcAAAAGGTTTGAATATATTTggtaatttaaacttttaaggCCATAAGGTTCATTGTTTAATCAAAACATCGATTGGAAAAACCTTTAGATATTGGTGACTAAAGAAGTTTACAAAGTGCAAGCAGCAGGTGGACGCATTATCATGCTTTAGTTTGAAAAGCATCCAGTTTAATGATGAAGTCTGAGCATAATGAGACATCATGTCTTCATAAATCAAATACAGACCAGGGCCATGTCATAGTGGGATTTGTACTGTTTGCAGGAAGATATAACCGCTCACTATCTCACGAGTAAATTTTTAGTATTGTCATATAGTTCTATATTTCTCCCTTCTATTAGCGTTCCGTTACAAAACAAGAAAACTGTATAGTTTATCTATGCCCATTCGTCAAAAAAAATTGGAgcacatattatatacttacaaacCAAACGGGGCTTAAAAAATGTTCTcctaaatattgttaaaagagTTTATTGCTCAAAaggaatttaaattacttatgagGGCTCTTAAACAGTTTTTCTATACTCAATATTCAACTATAAATTAACCATTTCAAAATAGGTATGTGAGAgccaaaatatttgatttagatATTTGACCTCAACTTCAACAAAATGGTTTCAGTGTTGTGGTGACTTTACCAAGTAATTAGAATCACACCAaccaaatatctatatatactatagtatagatataaagcGTGTATAGTATATTcagagaataatatttatatgaggACATGTTGGGCGGTATGTCACCGTCATCGACACCGCTAGGTCACGTCGAGCCGGGACGGTcgagcggcgagcggcgcgcggcggcgagcgtcGAACGGGCGAGCACGTGAGCTCCTCACCGGGGACCATTCATGTAGGAGGGCGGCGGCTTGCGCGCGCACCGATCAATACCGCAGGGCGCGGGTGGTAGTTGCCGGCCTGCCGCGCGACACACCGCACGCCTCGACCGACGCGCGCCGCGCACTCGCCGCGCACCCGCCGCGCACTCGCTGGGCGACCGCGCACCCGCCGCCGCCAAGCCCATGACCGCCCTCCACAGATGACGGAACCCGACCTCACCCAACGAGAACGACACGCTTGCCCCTCAGCCAGCACGTCCACTCTTGCCGCGCGAATCTATTTGTGTCGCACCACGACAAGGTATGAAATCGATAGCACGCCCCTCGACGTTCCGCAGCATCCTCTGACCACTCTGTTCCCCGGGCATTGCACTGCTCGTCTCCCGTGGAGTGTGGAGAGCTCCACGCCTCTGTACCACATTACGATTTGATTCAATACGACACATGGTCGCCTATCGACCATGTGCTGCATAAggactacttttataatatccGACAGCACAGATTAATCTTCATCTCTTTCCAACTAGGATTTTGTGTTTTACTATATAACGAAATAgttaaaatgctaataaaatattatattctgggAACAATACCTTTAGCTACACAAGTCACGACTCGTACCTTGCAGCTCTACCTACCTCAGCGGGTAGAAATTCATAAAATGAGacattttatcaaataataagagaatataatatttaatatttctgctgtattatataatttcataaaatattgttagaaaaaattaaagcaaaataaaaaatatttttataattgctccatttcatacatttaaattttatatgtgttaaacttctaatttttataatcaaaacctTTAATTACATTGGGACATCAATAAAAGTTccttaaatttgtttaaaatttaaaatactaaaacatttttcagtAATATCGGTTTTGAGAGTTTTGCCGAGTAAgaatttaaagaacaatacttgtCGTTAAAAGTTAATGTGTAAAAGCTCGCAAAgttcacaaatatttgtaacatcTCTTCAAACATAATATACGCCCTgcaaaaaaggtttattttttttttacgttaatataatttgtagttataatataattagctCTGTACCAATTATGCACATTGatacaaaaaagtatatatatatgGCTATGTGCTAACATAATTTATCGTTTCAATGTGTTGAAATACAACGTTAGAAGTAGTCCCCATTACTTTAcagtttaaaataagtttataaccGATGACGCAGCTACCCCACAACTTACTTAGCTCGACAAAAGGGGCGCAGGTCGATTAAACCTATGTCGTGATGCAGTGCAATTATTAACTCCGTCGATTCAGGAAAATAGTCCAAGGACGAGCTGTATTTCAAAGGCCAGTCGCCCGTATAATCCGTAACatacaagtttttatattttaagccaGTGTTTACCCTATTATGCTACAATTTAAATAGGCTATCTACATAACTTGTCTAGACCATTAGCTTAGTTTAGGTAAGAATTCATACACTATGGCACGGTTTACTGGATTCGTACGATTATGGGATATGCACGCGTGATTTCATATATTCATAGAGAagttcgaataaaaaaatagaagaatataatatgtaatacatataaaatatttgtcaggTGATGCATCAAGAATGAGTCGCCGAGCGCGGCCGTGACATGGGAGCGCAGGCATGGGCTGGCGCGCCGTGCAACCGCCGCACATCGCCGCCGGCTTGCTTCTTCTGCTGCTAGTCAACCTACCAGGTAACCACAGCCgaataaactgttttatttcattacttatGTCTTtccattattacttttataacctGGCATTATCTGTGACTAAGTTTAATTGACATTATGATTTTTCTGCTCTAAGATCCTACCCTATCTCAGGAAGTTTGCTATTCAGACCGGGGGCAACAATCTTACAATCAGTAGCAGCTTAAAGATTGAAATGATGGTTTAATCTGCTAAGTAAATATGTATACGCACGGATATGGACATTGCATTAACTGTTGCAGTGACGTGCCACCAAGACCATCAAGATGCTGTTCACATCACGGCTATCCTCGGCGAGAGTGTCGTTTTCAACTGCCAGGTGGACTTCCCCGAAGACATCCCGGTGCCGTACGTGTTGCAGTGGGAGAAGAAGGTAGGCGAAACGGTACGACGGCCCACACTCCACTCTTACAATACAACGCTGCTCATCTACCGTGTGTGTATTTCTGTTCAATAGAGGATGGCTCGTCCCCGCGACGCGCCCGCTGACTGTAAAGTATATCTCGTGGTGTGTCGGCAACGACACCTCGTATTGTCCCGTGCTAGTGGTAAAGCGCGGGCGCCGCGGGCCGGGGGCGAGGCCCCGCCGCCCTCGCCCCGCGAGCGCCTCTCGCACGCCTTTTGTGTTCTCTGCCTCTTCTGCGTATTGCCTCGTGTACCTTCTGCGCTCGTCGTCCGCGCGACCGGTCCGACTCACTACACCACAGTTATAAAGGCCTTCAAAGCGAGTCCGAGAGAGCAGCAGACCCCGTTAGATACGAACATACACATACACTGCCACTTAACATTTACGAtaagattttttctttataatttctgTCCTGGGCGCACGTTGTACCATATTTGGAGCGCATCGAAGCACTGTGCTTACACGGCTGATCGGGGCACGCGCACATCTCGCGCACTGGCGGCGGTTCTGTCTGTTTCTCTCTTCCTGTGGCTGTGGGCTTCTCCCACGCTCTGTCGCCAATACGTAGATTCGAGTACCAGTATTTAGTATAATCTGTATTGTATCGTCTTGTTCGGTAtactttcatataatatttatatggacATCATTGAGCATTTGTCTACTATGTTGCATGTcgtagttatttaaatatgctttcatttatttgttttcacaTTTGGCACGAATATGTCATGaaataggtataaataattataattagtaaccaggataaactttaataaaaaggcctatttaatatgtaaattgtaaatgttttgttagttattttccGCATTAAACCAAAAATGATACTACGTAtgataacattttttgttatgtttattttaattcgtattattaattaaacttttagtTCATGAAATAACagtttactaaatatatatatatatatatatatatatatatatatatatatatatatatatatatatatataatatttgtggatctaataaattgttttaatttgaatccTATACAGTTCTAATACACAGTAATAAGTATTGTCATTTTGCATGAATatagtatgttttattttggtaGTTTGTAGATGCTTGTATCTTGTAACAGTAAGCCTATGTTTCAAAAGCTAAAATATAACGCTGGGAATGCCTTGAAGCGCAATCTTCACCACTGTTGCAACTGTTGCAAGATATTCATAGTCTGATTCTGTCTCTACATTGAAAAAACCGCTTATTGCCTCTAATGTCGCAGGCAGAGTCGGAAAATTGTTGTAGTATAGATGACAAAACTGTATAACGACAATCAGTACATACGTATGTGAGAATTAGTTGTTAATACGCGCACCGATGGTtggtttaatattaatagttgtTTTATCGATACGTAGGGACAGGACATCCCAATCTACATCTGGTACGAAAGCTATCCGACTCATAGCGGGGAGGGGTACGAAGGCAGGGTATCGCGCGTCGCTCCCGACTCACCATATGGAGCGGCCAGCCTCAACCTCACCAATATCCGCGAATCTGATCAGGTAAGTCTTATCAAACATCTTTAAACATCTTCAGACTTGGCTGTATCTCATGCTGCGGCGCTGACTTTGACGCACTGTTTCAACCTGTCAactcaatatattatgtaatatcagGGTTGGTACGAGTGTAAGGTGGTGTTCCTTAACCGTTCGCCAAATCAACACAAGAACGGCACATGGTTCCACTTGGACGTGCATGCGCCGCCGCGCTTCTCCATCACACCGGAAGACATTATATACGTTAATTTAGGTACTCTATtcccttttttaataataactttcttTCCTGAAATACATCTAAAATACGAATGTTGTATTTATAGGAGATGCCATCATTCTCAACTGTCAGGCGGAGGGTACGCCCACGCCTGAGATCCTTTGGTACAAAGATGCGAACCCCGTAGAACCATCGGGCACGGTAGGCATATTCAACGACGGCACCGAGCTCCGCATCAGCAACATCAGACACGAGGACATCGGGGACTACACGTGCATCGCTCGCAACGGGGAGGGACAAGTGTCGCACACCGCGCGGGTCATCATCGCCGGAGGGGCCGTCATTACCGTTAGTTTACATACTATCTTCTTTAATGACGAAGATGAAACCAGACTGAGTAAATGGTTACTACCgtctatattcaatattattacttGTTATTAATATCTGCGACTGCTACATCGTTTTACCCAGTCAGGTttcttttcataattattattgttgttcaCTTCATAAGGCTTCTATGGtgcattattttcattttgtgaTATCCCCTAATTCATGTTAATGTTACTCCATAacgaaatttcatttatataaatttgcgGACGCGTTTCTGATACAGAGAATGCCAAAGGTAAGGTAGTGCCTAGGGGAGGCTGATATGatataaaatcacaaatataacaaagaaataGACCCTACTAATGACTAATATTGCAGTTTCGATATACCATATAGAGTAATACTTAATTTGGATTGGGGTAAGTAACACTACATAAATCGATACCTACTTTATTTTTGTGACTTTCGTGCAGATTCACAAGAAGCCATGCCGTGCCAACAACAAActacatataaaacaattttggcAGAATAACTGTAACATGTGTTTCAAATaactttacatttatacaattccCAACCTGGCTAACTCGTATTTGAGTACAACAAACAAGTAAAACCATCTTTTGGGAATTGCAATCCCCGGTGGACATTACGTGTAacatttattgctttataaagtaaaatttaaactaattcAAAGTAACACCGAGaataaattagattaaattTGCTTCGTGCAATTGGATGTTTATTGTCAATAAAATCGTCATTTCCAGATGCCGCCAACAAACCAAACGAAATTAGAAGGTGAAAAAGTGCAGTTCTCGTGTGAAGCAAAGGCTCTGCCTGGAAACGTAACAGTAAAGTGGTTTCGAGAAGGCGCGCCCGTCGCCGAAGTAGCTGCCCTGGAGACCAGAGTGACTATCCGACGAGACGGAGCGCTCGTCATCAACCCAGTGGCCGCGGACGACTCAGGACAATATCTGTGTGAAGTATCGAACGGCATCGGGGATCCCCAAAGCGCATCGGCCTATTTAAATGTTGAATGTACGTTACACCTACTAGCAGtaattaatatagtaataattaacGATGacatttttacacaaataaattccAATTAACACTTATTTCAAATGTAACGAGAAACAGTAATGGGAAAATAgcatacctttaaaataaatctacatGTCGTGTTTACAATAAggtgattaataatttaaaatgatgattATCTTGTACAGATCCAGCGAAAGTAACGTTCACTCCGACTGTACAGTATTTGCCCTTTCGATTGGCGGGCGTGGTACAATGTTACATAAAGGCGAACCCACCACTGCAATACGTGACGTGGACGAAAGACAAGAGGTTGTTGGAGCCGTACCAAACGAAGGACATTGTCATTATGAACAACGGTTCACTGCTTTTCACTAGAGTCAATCAGAATCATCAGGGCCGGTACACTTGCACGCCTTATAATGCACAAGGGACCCAAGGATCTTCAGGTAATACTAATTGAAAAGTTGGAACATGACTCTTACATATGGatagaattacaataaaatgttatgtaatgcAGGTCCGATGGAAGTTTTAGTACGCAAACCTCCGGTATTCACAGTGGAACCAGAACCGTTGTATCAAAGAAAGGTAAGCGACAgacttttacaaaaacaataatatttttcataaaaatatctaaaacaaaGATGTAGTTTGTAACAAAATGACAAAGAAATAGTACCCAATGTCTTGTTATGATACTGAGAGGTTGGTTCCTAGAATCTGAGTCGGTACCATCTCAATGTCTACCAACATAATTACTGAGCAAAATTTACTCTTGACATCTTGTCtcaggtttatttatttattatacacaggaacatcaacagtttacacatacaattaatattggtTCAATTTTCTTAGTGTAGATTGTTCTTATGTGCTTcccaaataaagaaaaacgaCGAAACATAGTAAAATGGCACGCAGTACTTTACTAATTCAAAGTGGAGGGTGGTATTAGTGTTAACGGGCAGTCGTATAAATAGACCAAAATCGTTCGGGCGCCTTGTCactttacatacaataaatgtacctttatataataattgtaggtGGGTGAATCAGTAGAAATGCATTGCGAGGCACAAGAGGCGGAGGGCACGCAGCGGCCGAGCGTGACGTGGCGGCGGCGCGACGGGCTGCCGCTGCAGAAGAGCCGCGTGCGCGCGCTCGGCGGCAACATCACCATCGACACGCTCCGCCGCCAGGACTTCGGCATCTACCAGTGCGTCGCCTCCAACGAGGTCAGAGCCCACTGCGCCCAGCACTCTCCCGTGCTCACTCGGTGGTGTAGGTCTCATGGAATTAAGAGCATATTTTCCTTTAAGCAGCCGTGTGAGCACTGTTAGCTTCTAATGTAGAGGGAGGTAATAAGTCAACGTCTCATATGTCTCAGGACTGATCAGAGCAAAGATTTTTCACAAATTGTTGGAATCATTATCAAGCATGTCAGTATGttaaaatcttaaattaatCTAATATTCCGATCATCTAACTTCAAAACCAgtgagtattaaaaaataaggtagatatttgaaattaaagttGGCCATGTTGGTGGTTGTAGGTGGCGACCATAGTGGCGGACACGCAGCTCGTGATCGAGGGCACACAGCCGCACGCGCCCTACAATGTGTCGGGGACAGCCACTGAGTTCCAAGTAACGCTGCGCTGGCAGCCGGGGTACGCGGGCGGGCCCGACTACAAGCAAGACTACACCATTTGGTACAGGGAGGCTGGCTTTTCTGAGTGGACAAAGGTTCCTGTCACCCCGTCTGGTGCTACTTTCGTAAGTATTTCAATGTTAAGCATATCTCGATGTCGAGTCAGCGCATCACACTTTTTTTACGTATGTTTTAGAAATTGCCTTAGCTTTTATAACCTATCGTCTATCTGACCATGAagtatgaattacaaaatatatgttgatgtctacttaaattaaaaactccTCTTCATGGCGATAATTATGCGGTATACATACTTAATGCAACCGTTCTGACTAAAGATTTTGCTGCTTAAATGCTGGGTCATGCAATAGTGCATAAGTTTATAAACTTTTTGTCTATAGGTAACAATAAATCGCCTGCAACCAGGAACTACGTACGAGTTTCAAGTGAACAGCAAGAACACGATAGGAGAAGGGATGATGAGCAAAGCTATTACGATAAGAACTTTGGGTATGTGCATTAGCATTAGATGAACAGTATTTAACTTACTAACTGGGTGTCGGCGGGAACTGCATTAACAATACTTTGCTTTTTTAGATGTAGGAGCTAAACCAAAGGTGGCACCCACACCCTCGGGCCCTGTAGACAGAACTTTATTTCCGGTTGCACCCGAAGGCTCtggtatatatttaatttattgaatgtttagataaataaaaaaatattttattttaatacaggtTAATATTAACAActgtaataatttcaaaatgaacATGTGTATATAGACTAACATGACACATGAaggtaaagtttatttattttcaatacaatgCCAATATTGTTGTCGAATAACTTATGTACCATATTATGTTGATATGAACGATCTCAAGCCCTATCGTGTGGGAGTAGGTCCGAAGCCGGGGTCCCCTCGCAACCTGACGGTGACGGAGGTGCACAACGGGTTCCTCATCACGTGGCAGGCGCCGCTCGAGCGCGCGCACCTCGTGCAGTACTACACCATCAAGTACCGCACCGACGCGCAGTGGAAGACGCTCAACCGCGGCCAGATCCGGCCCGAGGAGACCAGCTATCTAGGTACACTTGCATACAAGCTGCACCTGCAATACATCTCTTAACTTACCTTTGCTTCGTATGCCATGTAACTGGAATTGATAGTCTTATAAATTTGAAAGCAATCTCATGCTGTAACTTTAATCGGTGTATTTTCAGTGAAAAATCTAGTCGGCGGGCGCACCTATTACTTCCGAGTACTGGCCAACTCGGCGACCAGTTACGAGAGTTCGGAGGAGGTTAAGTTTCCGGTGCCGGCGCGCGTCAAACACAAAGCGATCACGGCGGGAGTGGTGGGCGGCATACTGTTCTTCATAGTCGCTATTATACTGTCTGTGTGCGCGGTGAAGATATGCAACAAGCGCAAGCGTCGCAAGCAGGAGAAAGGTGAGCTGCCGAGGG carries:
- the LOC115445405 gene encoding protein turtle isoform X5 — its product is MGWRAVQPPHIAAGLLLLLLVNLPVTCHQDHQDAVHITAILGESVVFNCQVDFPEDIPVPYVLQWEKKVGETGQDIPIYIWYESYPTHSGEGYEGRVSRVAPDSPYGAASLNLTNIRESDQGWYECKVVFLNRSPNQHKNGTWFHLDVHAPPRFSITPEDIIYVNLGDAIILNCQAEGTPTPEILWYKDANPVEPSGTVGIFNDGTELRISNIRHEDIGDYTCIARNGEGQVSHTARVIIAGGAVITMPPTNQTKLEGEKVQFSCEAKALPGNVTVKWFREGAPVAEVAALETRVTIRRDGALVINPVAADDSGQYLCEVSNGIGDPQSASAYLNVEYPAKVTFTPTVQYLPFRLAGVVQCYIKANPPLQYVTWTKDKRLLEPYQTKDIVIMNNGSLLFTRVNQNHQGRYTCTPYNAQGTQGSSGPMEVLVRKPPVFTVEPEPLYQRKVGESVEMHCEAQEAEGTQRPSVTWRRRDGLPLQKSRVRALGGNITIDTLRRQDFGIYQCVASNEVATIVADTQLVIEGTQPHAPYNVSGTATEFQVTLRWQPGYAGGPDYKQDYTIWYREAGFSEWTKVPVTPSGATFVTINRLQPGTTYEFQVNSKNTIGEGMMSKAITIRTLDVGAKPKVAPTPSGPVDRTLFPVAPEGSGPKPGSPRNLTVTEVHNGFLITWQAPLERAHLVQYYTIKYRTDAQWKTLNRGQIRPEETSYLVKNLVGGRTYYFRVLANSATSYESSEEVKFPVPARVKHKAITAGVVGGILFFIVAIILSVCAVKICNKRKRRKQEKAYNMVAARLTDLRAADSTQVPFKKKSDLENAEYRV
- the LOC115445405 gene encoding protein turtle isoform X2: MGWRAVQPPHIAAGLLLLLLVNLPVTCHQDHQDAVHITAILGESVVFNCQVDFPEDIPVPYVLQWEKKGQDIPIYIWYESYPTHSGEGYEGRVSRVAPDSPYGAASLNLTNIRESDQGWYECKVVFLNRSPNQHKNGTWFHLDVHAPPRFSITPEDIIYVNLGDAIILNCQAEGTPTPEILWYKDANPVEPSGTVGIFNDGTELRISNIRHEDIGDYTCIARNGEGQVSHTARVIIAGGAVITMPPTNQTKLEGEKVQFSCEAKALPGNVTVKWFREGAPVAEVAALETRVTIRRDGALVINPVAADDSGQYLCEVSNGIGDPQSASAYLNVEYPAKVTFTPTVQYLPFRLAGVVQCYIKANPPLQYVTWTKDKRLLEPYQTKDIVIMNNGSLLFTRVNQNHQGRYTCTPYNAQGTQGSSGPMEVLVRKPPVFTVEPEPLYQRKVGESVEMHCEAQEAEGTQRPSVTWRRRDGLPLQKSRVRALGGNITIDTLRRQDFGIYQCVASNEVATIVADTQLVIEGTQPHAPYNVSGTATEFQVTLRWQPGYAGGPDYKQDYTIWYREAGFSEWTKVPVTPSGATFVTINRLQPGTTYEFQVNSKNTIGEGMMSKAITIRTLDVGAKPKVAPTPSGPVDRTLFPVAPEGSGPKPGSPRNLTVTEVHNGFLITWQAPLERAHLVQYYTIKYRTDAQWKTLNRGQIRPEETSYLVKNLVGGRTYYFRVLANSATSYESSEEVKFPVPARVKHKAITAGVVGGILFFIVAIILSVCAVKICNKRKRRKQEKAYNMVAARLTDLRAADSTQVPFKKFRERGISSIVQCLRFTANWVWPASRCGGETQYWVAAHVSAASSSSPAPSLAPSSSDDGGFLPRLRAPLRPSAAPPLFRASSPALALHWPPWPPWPPWAAAWTPWSPLHVSDLSSVPFPSSADGSFPTPPSPFRLRSLRLGAAEAGRGIAGALGRQRARPQSRHARPRAIAELPPPPHEASPESRSSSSGFGSKNASSSQQNRSSRTGSLAEWRPPPYRPPPPAPPPRPSSGEAGEAGEAGDAGSVDVHYEWDRATRTPTPSTPERTRARHSRDDVEARVRAMKEEFLEFRKRQALRRRSPEPLGPPPPLSPLATLATLVPATAAETVC
- the LOC115445405 gene encoding protein turtle isoform X1; translated protein: MGWRAVQPPHIAAGLLLLLLVNLPVTCHQDHQDAVHITAILGESVVFNCQVDFPEDIPVPYVLQWEKKVGETGQDIPIYIWYESYPTHSGEGYEGRVSRVAPDSPYGAASLNLTNIRESDQGWYECKVVFLNRSPNQHKNGTWFHLDVHAPPRFSITPEDIIYVNLGDAIILNCQAEGTPTPEILWYKDANPVEPSGTVGIFNDGTELRISNIRHEDIGDYTCIARNGEGQVSHTARVIIAGGAVITMPPTNQTKLEGEKVQFSCEAKALPGNVTVKWFREGAPVAEVAALETRVTIRRDGALVINPVAADDSGQYLCEVSNGIGDPQSASAYLNVEYPAKVTFTPTVQYLPFRLAGVVQCYIKANPPLQYVTWTKDKRLLEPYQTKDIVIMNNGSLLFTRVNQNHQGRYTCTPYNAQGTQGSSGPMEVLVRKPPVFTVEPEPLYQRKVGESVEMHCEAQEAEGTQRPSVTWRRRDGLPLQKSRVRALGGNITIDTLRRQDFGIYQCVASNEVATIVADTQLVIEGTQPHAPYNVSGTATEFQVTLRWQPGYAGGPDYKQDYTIWYREAGFSEWTKVPVTPSGATFVTINRLQPGTTYEFQVNSKNTIGEGMMSKAITIRTLDVGAKPKVAPTPSGPVDRTLFPVAPEGSGPKPGSPRNLTVTEVHNGFLITWQAPLERAHLVQYYTIKYRTDAQWKTLNRGQIRPEETSYLVKNLVGGRTYYFRVLANSATSYESSEEVKFPVPARVKHKAITAGVVGGILFFIVAIILSVCAVKICNKRKRRKQEKAYNMVAARLTDLRAADSTQVPFKKFRERGISSIVQCLRFTANWVWPASRCGGETQYWVAAHVSAASSSSPAPSLAPSSSDDGGFLPRLRAPLRPSAAPPLFRASSPALALHWPPWPPWPPWAAAWTPWSPLHVSDLSSVPFPSSADGSFPTPPSPFRLRSLRLGAAEAGRGIAGALGRQRARPQSRHARPRAIAELPPPPHEASPESRSSSSGFGSKNASSSQQNRSSRTGSLAEWRPPPYRPPPPAPPPRPSSGEAGEAGEAGDAGSVDVHYEWDRATRTPTPSTPERTRARHSRDDVEARVRAMKEEFLEFRKRQALRRRSPEPLGPPPPLSPLATLATLVPATAAETVC
- the LOC115445405 gene encoding protein turtle isoform X3; translated protein: MGWRAVQPPHIAAGLLLLLLVNLPVTCHQDHQDAVHITAILGESVVFNCQVDFPEDIPVPYVLQWEKKVGETGQDIPIYIWYESYPTHSGEGYEGRVSRVAPDSPYGAASLNLTNIRESDQGWYECKVVFLNRSPNQHKNGTWFHLDVHAPPRFSITPEDIIYVNLGDAIILNCQAEGTPTPEILWYKDANPVEPSGTVGIFNDGTELRISNIRHEDIGDYTCIARNGEGQVSHTARVIIAGGAVITMPPTNQTKLEGEKVQFSCEAKALPGNVTVKWFREGAPVAEVAALETRVTIRRDGALVINPVAADDSGQYLCEVSNGIGDPQSASAYLNVEYPAKVTFTPTVQYLPFRLAGVVQCYIKANPPLQYVTWTKDKRLLEPYQTKDIVIMNNGSLLFTRVNQNHQGRYTCTPYNAQGTQGSSGPMEVLVRKPPVFTVEPEPLYQRKVGESVEMHCEAQEAEGTQRPSVTWRRRDGLPLQKSRVRALGGNITIDTLRRQDFGIYQCVASNEVATIVADTQLVIEGTQPHAPYNVSGTATEFQVTLRWQPGYAGGPDYKQDYTIWYREAGFSEWTKVPVTPSGATFVTINRLQPGTTYEFQVNSKNTIGEGMMSKAITIRTLGPKPGSPRNLTVTEVHNGFLITWQAPLERAHLVQYYTIKYRTDAQWKTLNRGQIRPEETSYLVKNLVGGRTYYFRVLANSATSYESSEEVKFPVPARVKHKAITAGVVGGILFFIVAIILSVCAVKICNKRKRRKQEKAYNMVAARLTDLRAADSTQVPFKKFRERGISSIVQCLRFTANWVWPASRCGGETQYWVAAHVSAASSSSPAPSLAPSSSDDGGFLPRLRAPLRPSAAPPLFRASSPALALHWPPWPPWPPWAAAWTPWSPLHVSDLSSVPFPSSADGSFPTPPSPFRLRSLRLGAAEAGRGIAGALGRQRARPQSRHARPRAIAELPPPPHEASPESRSSSSGFGSKNASSSQQNRSSRTGSLAEWRPPPYRPPPPAPPPRPSSGEAGEAGEAGDAGSVDVHYEWDRATRTPTPSTPERTRARHSRDDVEARVRAMKEEFLEFRKRQALRRRSPEPLGPPPPLSPLATLATLVPATAAETVC